From Rhopalosiphum padi isolate XX-2018 chromosome 2, ASM2088224v1, whole genome shotgun sequence:
attactgtttatagcattatattattattcttactcagatattttaaatattatatttttttaaacgtttatacgtacatttgtttgaaattttgttttcaatggGTATTGGATTATTTGGATTATATTACGTGATATCATATCATacagattaatttattattatgagtaataCTTTAAGGCTTTAGCACCTACGTAAGTGTGTtttagtattatgttattttttgtaaagaAATCGCATTTGTCATAAGCAAGGCTGGGCaagttaacgatttttttttactccttaagtttagttattttaaaaagaatcaaGTTAAATCATGTTAAAAGttactcatatttttttcgttaactcattaagttaaaaattaacttgatattaatttagtttaaagttaaaattttctatttttcaaaaataaaaaattccagaCACATAATCTTGTTTATTAGATAGTTTTTCTTTACGCTCAAGAAAATTAccaggaaaattaaaaatgataaatctaTGTACCAATTAGCTATCAAAAAAcctaattttctaaaataaattttaaggttTTGAATTATTCTTGCATTATTCTTCAGAcgaaaattaacttattttaaatacttttgaatAAACTCGACGTTAACACATTAatctcaaaaaaaaagtaacatattaagttaaaagttaatttcaaaaaaaagtaacgagattaacttcattaaaattaacttaacgtattaacttaattttaacttttaattcgttaatgcccagccttagttataagttgtattaaatggatattcttattattataatttataaatattcaatgtttaaaataactcgcaagaaaatataaatgtattgatgatTATACGTCTTAattgataagtatttaaatgtgttaaacAACGCCCAacgatgttatttatataattatattacgtataattaaAGGAAAATGGCATTTAATAAGTTTTCcaatatcaaaatatagatGTGGAGATAGGTCTCTaggtaaacttatttttttctaaaaacctCAATAAACGTTGATATtacgagtaatattatattataaattacattataatatattttattttttacaaatcattcataaaatattcacgaatataatattatatacatataaataaacaaaaatactattCTTATTAGACGTATTATATTGGGTTTGTAATTAACGCTTGCTTAGtactaaaattttaacataatatacataatattaaaatagcaataataaaataatattattgatgataatttaaataaaattgttcatgtaaaatgtattgttttatgttttttataaactatataattatataaatagaaccatgaagattttttaatgtctatttctatttatatatatgttaccggAAATGTTGACATTTAGGAAATGATGACAATTCCTAGTAAATGTTGACAATTCCTAAAATCGGAAGGAAATGATATCATCGCCTAGTATATGTTATCATTTCCTAACGATAGTAGGCAAAGATgccagattttttaaatttaatctgacttatttaaatattacttttatcaaacataattattaattaatctagtatcaccttaataaataatcaataaataaacaagaatttttttaacattttaatttatgtaatttaaactttttaaaatttttttatgatttgcaaCGTAgttactcatttttattttcacatggCAAACTTCCATGGCATTTAGAATTACAAATTCTAGATGCCGATCTGCAAGCACACCTGTTCGTCTTGCATTTTGTCTTACATTGACATCGGGTATATCCTTGTGCCCCTGAAATACTATTTACAGTAGCTGCCTCCCGAAGTGATAATGGTTTTTCTGTTTGACCTGCCGATTTTAAAACAGTACTTAGATCCAATAAATTTGCTTTACAAGGATTTATTTCTGATCTTGTGTACATATGTTTTAGAAATCCACTTTCAGTgcctacaatttaaaaaaaataataataaatttttataacgcATGAGTTTGTTTACGAAGATGATTAAAACGTTAATAAGAATACTAGTGTACTTCTTAAATAGCTTGTATAAATCGTCCTTAACTTCTGTTACAACCGCTAATACATTTCTTGGTGATCCACGAGCACGATCTACATCTGGAATATTCAGACGTACTGTAGTTCCAACACACATTTGTAtcgaaacaatatttattaatttttacagtaaaatatacatttttaatatcattttataaaaaagataaattaataaatgtcattttatgcatttttttatatatatttttagatcatCAAATTTCGGGCCCTAATGATAACATTGCCTAATAAACTACGGAAATGATGACAATTCCTAGGCGGTGATATCATTTCCTTCCGCTTTTAGGAATTGTCAACATTTACTAGGAATTGTCGTCATTTCctaaattgtcaacattttcggtaacatatatatataattattacctatatgtatacgaaaaaactaatataaatatattattctataaatggAGATcacaacacaaaaaaaaaaaattaggacattaattattatacgtattataagtcttgttaacaatattatttaatgattttgtatAGAACCACctagttttgtataataataataaacaaaatataaaacataaacataacacatttttaataatctaattgAATTGGTAATGAATTATGCACAGCGTGTTCTATACATTTGGATTTAATAGACATTGTGATAAGTGCAAATCAAATAACTATGTCAAACAAGTGACAATTATTCTGTCATTTAACTGCGAGTTATTTTTTTACCACCCCGCCGGATATTAGTTTCCTTGTCCAAGAAACCATAGATCCCCACACACAAGTTCACATAACAAACATTACAACGAAAAACTTCATCGTACTGTGAACATGACAACATCTTTTATAGTGGCCTTAAGGTCAGTTTTAGTGTTATCGAAAACGTTTGGAATCATAAGCATTAAGTATACATTTGAATCCGGATTATTGACTAAAACATCGAGTTTTATGGTTTGTAACTGCCTAGAACTAACGCGAACGATCGTATTGATATGCTTTACGTACATTTTCCACgtaaataatacgtttttattccGAGACCTGGTGTTGCTCAAATTTTGGTCTACAATTGTCATGGCGAGGTTTTCCGAAATTTGGATCATCaagtattattaaacattatttattattattatatgttacaaaTAAGACGTCcctatctattaattattgctACCTATCTATCTATTATTCTATTGGTAAGTTGTTAAATTatactgtttaatttttttataaaacgaaaaaaatagtaatataatagtattaaaagataaatatatgaaattaactatttaaaacttACCAATAATTacgatatatcataataaataataaatcaattgatACGAtcgtgttttaaattaatagtatgttGGAAATGTGCGTGTGTGAGTAAGTTTAAGTGAATCAAATCTGCTAACTAAAGCAGTAAACTATGTAGCCAACTATGGAGtggtatattaaaacataataatttggaGGGTTCAGTGAAAGTTTTCATCTCGTATCACCCATACATTAGATTTGCGGATATTTTtagtacattattttgattagcagtataatagttattattatttaacaacacGTCACCTATTCGGAAATCATTATTCAAAATTCATGTTTGATTTTCATAAGCAAATCGTGGATAGACTATTTACACaagaaaaaatcataataatatgacctaCTCAACACATCATCGTTTACAAAACGAATAATAGTTTAAACGTACCGAttgtgaaacataatattataatataatacaacataaaaacattttattttcatcactGAAATTGTGTAGAATATTTCAAcgatatactaatatattatcatatagttatatagcagtttaaataatatttatatatcatatgaataaaatttaataacggtCGAGTCTTCTCGCGCAGATAAcggttaatttcaatataagtcGTTCATCTCCAACGAAAGAAACTTTTACAAAGAAACATGTACATTGTAcggttattaaattttagtacaTTTCTTCTATCTATGTTTACCTCATTACAGTATTGTACACTGTTTTAGATTGATCAACGGCATCATCGAGTTCGACAGAATGGTCAACGGACTTCCACTGACGATTTTGGGGGAACTCACTTGTTCGACAGCGAAATACAGttggaatacatttttagcCAAGTTGCTCGTGTCTTACATCAGtcttcaaatattttcaatgtgGCTATGGCCGCCGGCAAGATTTGACTTCAGCATCgtcgttaaatattttttcgagaTGCCGTGCGTAACGGAGTTCGTGATTTTCGCCACGGCGTACTTCTATTTCCACAATTTGGGATCTAGATTCGACATGTTGAATAGTCTCTGTAAGCGGTTACCCGACGGTCTTGTTACCGCTGCCGACACACCGACACAATCCGAAATCACTCAGTTGATAGAAAATATACGGTTATTACACGCCGAACTGTGCGAGTTGTTGCGTACCTTTAGTCTTGGCTACGGCTTGGTGATGTTGTTTTACTTAGTGTTCAACTTTTTGGATGTCTTGCGgaatttttactatttgttaCACGTGTCCAGACATTCATCGTCAAATACGAATGATAACTTTAAAAGTTTGAACGTGTTACTGGTGGTTTTGTTTTGCTCACAAAACGTCATCTTCGTTTTGATTTTACTAAATACTGTATCTCGGATAAACAAAAAGGTAATGTAATCCATACCCAAAGGAAGTTGTTTTCATGATAGTTATGATAAATGTAATTCCTTTAACGATTAAACGGTTTAATTGAACAATTCTTTATCGGATTTTTTaacgcattatatatatacatataacatgaTACCCAAATAAATACAACCAGTGGCGTctatccttaaaaatataggCGTAGTGAAATATAAGAAGTAATCACTCACCCTCAATAATAATCattcatataacatattatactatctacACATCTACtgaatatagtttattcaacatattaaaaaaaaaaatagtttctatcaaatcagtattatactattaaaatattcttaagtattattttgtattaatcgtGTACGAAAAATTGCATAGACAACCCACCCCACCCACCTCGAATTAAAGGTGTAGTACAACTTCTACTGTACTACTATAGGATAGCCGCCACTGAATACAACGAAACACACTTAATCTACCTGTCAGATGTACAGAgtctatattaaataacatgtaCATGTAGTATgtttgtacctatacaattaataatacaaattcgtTTATCCTTCATAAGATTAcctcaatatattttttcatttatcgcGATCCTCGACATTATTTAAACACACTAACTGACTTTAAGATTGTAAGCCCTGAAAAAACACTAAGTACGGTAATATGAAATAGTATgtgaaaatctaaaatattttatattttattaatcaactaTATTGCACTAAATTTATCacaattataattagattttttttttaattgaataaattatatttttgcatttagaaaatgttattgttattataagaacatgtcaataaaaataattacattataaatgaaCATTTCTTAACGTTTACCATAATGTTATAACCTCCTGTATATAATTCCATGATGATTTGttcatgtttaatatatttactcttaaaatattcatttaatatctATAGGTATCTGGAATAACATTTCAAGTTATCGAATAAAGTAATTTacctttcttttttattttcagaaaatggAAATAGTGTCGTTTCTAAgattaatacatatttcaaaACTACCATTTGATACTAAGTTAcaagtaattataattgttgtccAGATTATAACATTGGAAATATTATGcttacaacaataatacatttttaatattacctacatgaattctttgtttttaatatataatatatttatatttacttcaactagattaaaatgtttatgaatcaATTATCAACTTTTGAATGGGATCAGATTACAGCTTATGGATTTTTTCCTATAGATTTAAGATTTGTAATATcagtaagtacctattaatttataagtatatagagGTTTTAAAACAAGAcaacatttgaataaattaccagttatttaattggtttatgatgttttaaatttattttttcgaaattatCTCGAAAACTATGTGAAAATTG
This genomic window contains:
- the LOC132920612 gene encoding uncharacterized protein LOC132920612, producing the protein MVNGLPLTILGELTCSTAKYSWNTFLAKLLVSYISLQIFSMWLWPPARFDFSIVVKYFFEMPCVTEFVIFATAYFYFHNLGSRFDMLNSLCKRLPDGLVTAADTPTQSEITQLIENIRLLHAELCELLRTFSLGYGLVMLFYLVFNFLDVLRNFYYLLHVSRHSSSNTNDNFKSLNVLLVVLFCSQNVIFVLILLNTVSRINKKKMEIVSFLRLIHISKLPFDTKLQIKMFMNQLSTFEWDQITAYGFFPIDLRFVISFLLLLTTTLATSVQMKEHPYVVKFNNAYNSYLKFEYSNMHE